One genomic window of Deltaproteobacteria bacterium HGW-Deltaproteobacteria-6 includes the following:
- a CDS encoding chemotaxis response regulator protein-glutamate methylesterase, whose product MNKIKVLVVDDSAIVRKVFSEELSKYPDIQVIGVAPDPYIAREKIVNLKPDVITLDIEMPRMDGLTFLRKLMKYYPIPAIIVSSLTPQGGKLTLEAMDIGAVDVIAKPSTAYSVGDMSAQLADKIRAASRVRITKRDETVQEDAATAEPIRALAQTSNKVIAIGASTGGTEALKNVLTKMPPNSPGIVIVQHMPANFTTAFAARLNDLSQISVKEAQDNDSVTPGTALLAPGNFHMILRRSGARYYVEVKTGPMVHHQRPAVDVLFKSTAKYAGANAIGVILTGMGSDGAEGLLEMKNAGASTIAQDEKSCVVFGMPKEAIKLGAADKVVSIEKIASEIVKMV is encoded by the coding sequence GTGAACAAAATAAAGGTACTCGTTGTTGATGACTCCGCGATCGTCAGGAAAGTATTTTCGGAAGAGCTTTCGAAATATCCTGATATCCAGGTGATTGGTGTGGCGCCGGATCCCTATATTGCCCGGGAAAAGATCGTCAACCTGAAGCCGGACGTTATTACCCTGGATATTGAAATGCCGCGCATGGATGGTCTGACATTTCTGAGAAAACTGATGAAGTACTATCCGATTCCGGCGATCATTGTCAGTTCTCTGACTCCCCAGGGGGGAAAATTGACTTTGGAAGCCATGGATATCGGGGCTGTTGATGTGATTGCCAAGCCCAGCACGGCTTATAGCGTTGGTGATATGTCGGCTCAACTGGCGGATAAGATCCGGGCGGCGTCCAGGGTCAGAATTACAAAAAGGGATGAAACGGTTCAAGAAGACGCCGCAACGGCGGAGCCCATTCGTGCGCTGGCTCAAACGTCCAACAAGGTAATTGCGATCGGCGCTTCTACGGGAGGAACGGAAGCTCTGAAAAATGTTTTAACCAAAATGCCCCCTAATTCTCCGGGGATTGTTATCGTTCAGCATATGCCGGCCAATTTTACAACGGCATTTGCGGCCAGACTCAACGACCTTTCTCAAATATCGGTTAAAGAAGCCCAGGATAATGATTCAGTTACACCGGGGACAGCTCTTCTTGCGCCCGGTAATTTTCATATGATTCTCAGAAGAAGCGGGGCAAGATATTATGTGGAAGTTAAAACCGGCCCCATGGTTCATCATCAGCGTCCCGCGGTCGATGTCCTGTTTAAGTCAACAGCAAAATATGCCGGGGCAAACGCAATCGGCGTCATATTGACCGGGATGGGATCAGATGGTGCGGAAGGATTGCTGGAAATGAAAAATGCGGGAGCAAGTACCATTGCGCAGGACGAGAAATCCTGTGTTGTGTTTGGCATGCCCAAAGAAGCCATAAAACTGGGCGCGGCGGATAAAGTGGTTTCAATCGAAAAGATCGCTTCAGAAATAGTTAAAATGGTGTGA